One window from the genome of Mesoplodon densirostris isolate mMesDen1 chromosome 17, mMesDen1 primary haplotype, whole genome shotgun sequence encodes:
- the TEX30 gene encoding testis-expressed protein 30 isoform X1: protein MSHTEVKLKIPFGNKLLDAVCLVPNKSLTYGIILTHGASGDMNLPHLMSLASHLASHGFFSLRFTCKGLNIVHRIKAYKSVLNYLKTSGEYKLAGVFLGGRSMGSRAAASVMCHIEPDDADGFVRGLICISYPLHRPKQQHKLRDEDLFRIKDPVLFVSGSADEMCEKNLLEKVAQKMQAPNKIHWIEKASHCMAVKGRSTNDVFKEINTQILFWIQEITEMDKK from the exons ATGAGTCATACAGAG gttaaattaaaaataccttttgGAAATAAATTACTAGATGCTGTTTGTTTGGTACCTAACAAGAGCTTAACATATGGAATAATTCTTACACATGGAGCATCAGGAGATATGAATCTTCCTCATTTGATGTCACTGGCATCCCATCTTGCATCTCATGGTTTTTTTAGCCTGAGATTTACCTGTAAAGGCCTTAATATTGTACATAGAATTAAGGCATATAAATCAGTTTTG AATTACCTAAAGACCTCAGGAGAATACAAACTTGCAGGTGTTTTCCTTGGAG GTCGTTCAATGGGCTCAAGAGCAGCTGCTTCTGTAATGTGTCATATTGAgccagatgatgctgatggttTTGTTCGAGGTCTCATTTGTATTTCCTATCCACTGCACCGTCCAAAGCAGCAGCATAAACTTAGAGACGAAGATCTCTTTCGTATAAAAGATCCTGTACTGTTTGTGTCAGGCTCAGCAGATGAAATGTGTGAAAAG aaCTTGTTGGAGAAAGTGGCACAGAAAATGCAAGCTCCTAATAAAATCCACTGGATTGAGAAAGCAAGTCATTGCATGGCAGTGAAAGGACGGTCAACAaatgatgttttcaaagaaataaatacacagatTTTGTTTTGGATCCAGGAAATCACTGAAATGGACAAGAAGTAA
- the TEX30 gene encoding testis-expressed protein 30 isoform X2, producing the protein MNLPHLMSLASHLASHGFFSLRFTCKGLNIVHRIKAYKSVLNYLKTSGEYKLAGVFLGGRSMGSRAAASVMCHIEPDDADGFVRGLICISYPLHRPKQQHKLRDEDLFRIKDPVLFVSGSADEMCEKNLLEKVAQKMQAPNKIHWIEKASHCMAVKGRSTNDVFKEINTQILFWIQEITEMDKK; encoded by the exons ATGAATCTTCCTCATTTGATGTCACTGGCATCCCATCTTGCATCTCATGGTTTTTTTAGCCTGAGATTTACCTGTAAAGGCCTTAATATTGTACATAGAATTAAGGCATATAAATCAGTTTTG AATTACCTAAAGACCTCAGGAGAATACAAACTTGCAGGTGTTTTCCTTGGAG GTCGTTCAATGGGCTCAAGAGCAGCTGCTTCTGTAATGTGTCATATTGAgccagatgatgctgatggttTTGTTCGAGGTCTCATTTGTATTTCCTATCCACTGCACCGTCCAAAGCAGCAGCATAAACTTAGAGACGAAGATCTCTTTCGTATAAAAGATCCTGTACTGTTTGTGTCAGGCTCAGCAGATGAAATGTGTGAAAAG aaCTTGTTGGAGAAAGTGGCACAGAAAATGCAAGCTCCTAATAAAATCCACTGGATTGAGAAAGCAAGTCATTGCATGGCAGTGAAAGGACGGTCAACAaatgatgttttcaaagaaataaatacacagatTTTGTTTTGGATCCAGGAAATCACTGAAATGGACAAGAAGTAA